CTCACCCAATTACCGATTCAAATTGTCAAGCCCAACACTGGGAATATGCGCGCTCCGGTTTACCCCAGAAGAAAACTTTAAGAAATTTATTCCCACTTATCAAGTCGGTAATAGCGGTTTCTTCTGGTTGAACTGGGATGAAACAAAACAGATAACTGGTGCTGAGATTTTAATCTCAACTACAGGTGTCACCCAAAAAGAACGCTCTCATCTCATCCGAGAAGAATTAACACAGGCATTTGGGTTGCCGGCGGACTCAGACAAATATTCAGACAGCATCTTTTATCAACAGTGGACTGATGTTACTGAGTATTCATCCTTAGATAAAAAGTTAATTAGAATGCTCTACAGCCCACAAGTAAAA
The window above is part of the Ancylothrix sp. D3o genome. Proteins encoded here:
- a CDS encoding DUF2927 domain-containing protein, which encodes MNWDETKQITGAEILISTTGVTQKERSHLIREELTQAFGLPADSDKYSDSIFYQQWTDVTEYSSLDKKLIRMLYSPQVKPGMNESQLEKLWRENRL